The following proteins are co-located in the Mus pahari chromosome 14, PAHARI_EIJ_v1.1, whole genome shotgun sequence genome:
- the C1ql1 gene encoding C1q-related factor, producing the protein MLLVLVVLIPVLVSSGGPDGHYEMLGTCRMVCDPYPARGPGAGARSDGGDALSEQSGAPPPSTLVQGPQGKPGRTGKPGPPGPPGDRGPPGPVGPPGEKGEPGKPGPPGLPGSGGSGAISTATYTTVPRVAFYAGLKNPHEGYEVLKFDDVVTNLGNNYDAASGKFTCNIPGTYFFTYHVLMRGGDGTSMWADLCKNGQVRASAIAQDADQNYDYASNSVILHLDAGDEVFIKLDGGKAHGGNSNKYSTFSGFIIYSD; encoded by the exons ATGCTGCTCGTGCTGGTGGTGCTCATCCCGGTGCTGGTGAGCTCCGGCGGCCCGGACGGCCACTATGAGATGCTGGGTACCTGCCGCATGGTGTGCGACCCCTATCCCGCGCGGGGCCCCGGCGCCGGCGCGCGGTCCGACGGCGGCGACGCTCTGAGCGAACAGAGCGGTGCGCCCCCGCCCTCCACGCTGGTGCAGGGCCCCCAGGGGAAGCCGGGCCGCACGGGCAAGCCGGGTCCCCCCGGGCCTCCAGGAGACCGGGGCCCTCCAGGTCCTGTGGGGCCGCCCGGGGAGAAGGGTGAACCAGGCAAGCCTGGTCCTCCTGGCCTGCCGGGTTCGGGAGGCAGCGGCGCCATCAGCACGGCCACCTATACCACGGTGCCACGCGTGGCCTTCTACGCCGGCCTCAAGAACCCTCATGAGGGTTACGAGGTGCTCAAGTTTGACGACGTGGTCACCAACCTAGGCAACAACTACGATGCGGCGAGTGGCAAGTTTACATGCAACATTCCTGGCACCTACTTTTTCACCTACCACGTCCTCATGCGCGGCGGCGACGGCACCAGTATGTGGGCAGACCTCTGCAAGAACGGCCAG GTGCGGGCCAGTGCCATTGCCCAGGATGCGGACCAGAACTACGACTATGCGAGCAACAGCGTGATCCTGCATCTGGACGCAGGGGATGAGGTCTTCATCAAGCTGGATGGCGGCAAAGCGCACGGGGGTAACAGCAACAAATACAGCACTTTCTCTGGCTTCATCATCTACTCGGATTGA